One Psychrobacillus glaciei genomic region harbors:
- a CDS encoding methyl-accepting chemotaxis protein, protein MVDMIEQLKVSSNEISSIISLIKQIAEQTNLLTVNASIEAAPELEFMEMDSL, encoded by the coding sequence ATGGTAGATATGATAGAGCAATTAAAAGTGTCCTCCAATGAGATTAGTAGCATTATTAGTCTAATAAAACAAATTGCGGAACAAACGAATTTACTAACGGTAAATGCCTCTATTGAAGCTGCCCCAGAGCTGGAGTTCATGGAAATGGATTCGCTGTAG
- a CDS encoding ABC transporter permease produces the protein MFLAWNEINKNKLRFTLIIGVLMLVSYLVFFLSGLATGLASLNRESVDKWDATAIVLTEQSDKSLPQSFITTEELDHIEGKETAVLGQLNSIATNGDSKQNISLFGIHPDEFIMPKVIEGEVFSSENEVIASDSLKDEGFKIGDTLKLSSSDEILKIVGFTDSARFNAAPVLYSELSTFQKVRFGDAAEESKDKINGIVVRGDDMSSISTSNKDLEVIEIETFIENLPGYTEQALTLNFMIYFLFAISSVIVAIFLYVLTVQKISMFGVMKAQGISSEYLSRSVIAQTFILAVVGVVVGFILTLISGAFLPSAVPVAFDIPTMIIYGVVLIVVAILGAVFSVLTIVKIDPLKAIGG, from the coding sequence ATGTTTTTAGCTTGGAACGAAATTAATAAAAATAAATTACGTTTTACTTTAATCATAGGTGTTTTAATGCTCGTCTCCTATCTCGTGTTTTTCTTATCTGGACTTGCAACTGGACTCGCTAGTCTAAATAGAGAATCAGTAGATAAATGGGACGCAACAGCAATTGTCTTAACAGAACAATCCGACAAGAGTTTACCGCAATCATTCATTACAACAGAAGAACTCGACCATATCGAAGGAAAAGAAACTGCTGTCCTTGGCCAATTAAATTCTATAGCAACAAATGGGGATTCAAAACAAAATATATCCCTCTTCGGTATTCATCCCGATGAATTTATCATGCCAAAAGTAATAGAAGGCGAAGTATTTTCAAGTGAAAATGAAGTTATTGCAAGTGATTCATTGAAAGATGAAGGTTTCAAAATTGGAGATACACTTAAATTATCTTCTTCAGATGAAATCTTAAAAATCGTCGGTTTTACGGATAGCGCAAGGTTCAATGCAGCGCCTGTTCTTTATAGTGAACTATCTACTTTCCAAAAAGTAAGATTTGGCGACGCTGCTGAAGAAAGTAAAGACAAAATTAACGGGATTGTCGTACGCGGCGATGATATGTCCTCCATTTCTACTTCCAATAAGGACTTAGAAGTCATTGAAATTGAGACGTTCATTGAAAACTTACCTGGATATACTGAGCAAGCATTAACGTTGAACTTTATGATTTACTTCTTATTCGCTATCTCTTCTGTCATCGTGGCTATTTTCCTATATGTATTAACAGTACAAAAAATAAGCATGTTTGGCGTCATGAAAGCACAAGGCATTTCAAGTGAATACTTATCAAGATCTGTCATTGCACAAACGTTCATTCTAGCAGTAGTTGGTGTAGTTGTCGGATTTATATTAACCCTTATTTCAGGAGCATTTTTACCAAGTGCAGTACCAGTTGCTTTTGATATTCCAACGATGATTATTTATGGCGTTGTTCTTATTGTTGTTGCTATTCTTGGAGCAGTATTCTCCGTATTAACGATTGTCAAAATTGATCCGCTTAAAGCGATTGGAGGGTAA
- a CDS encoding ABC transporter ATP-binding protein, producing the protein MAILVLKKVKKSFGTGHKQVDALKETDFIAEKGELIAVIGPSGSGKSTFLTIAGGLQSPTSGEIIINKQNLSELNEKKRSKVRLNEIGFILQASNLVPFLTVEKHMKLLDNVKKDNMTKKELEKLYKDLGISDLRKKYPADLSGGERQRVAIAKALYSKPSIILADEPTASLDSNRAYEVMGLLKKETKNNNTTTIVVTHDIRLIDYCDKVYKMTDGVLRLEDNLNVKEMESS; encoded by the coding sequence ATGGCTATTTTAGTATTAAAAAAGGTGAAGAAATCATTCGGAACTGGCCATAAACAAGTAGATGCACTGAAAGAAACAGACTTCATCGCCGAAAAAGGAGAACTTATTGCTGTCATTGGTCCTTCTGGATCCGGTAAAAGTACTTTTTTAACCATTGCAGGAGGTTTACAAAGCCCAACTAGTGGAGAAATTATTATTAATAAACAAAACCTATCCGAATTAAATGAAAAGAAACGCTCTAAGGTTCGATTAAACGAAATCGGTTTTATTTTGCAAGCTTCTAATTTGGTTCCATTTTTAACAGTGGAAAAACATATGAAGTTATTAGACAATGTCAAAAAAGATAATATGACTAAAAAAGAATTAGAAAAGTTATATAAAGACTTAGGAATAAGTGATTTACGTAAAAAATATCCTGCTGATCTATCGGGCGGAGAGCGTCAACGCGTAGCCATTGCAAAAGCCTTGTATAGCAAGCCTTCCATTATCCTTGCAGATGAACCTACTGCCTCTTTAGACTCTAATCGTGCATATGAAGTGATGGGACTACTGAAAAAAGAAACGAAAAATAATAATACAACCACTATTGTTGTGACGCACGATATACGCTTAATCGATTATTGCGACAAAGTGTATAAAATGACAGATGGTGTCCTAAGATTAGAAGACAATCTGAATGTGAAAGAGATGGAGTCTTCTTAA
- a CDS encoding deoxyribodipyrimidine photo-lyase: MRKIIVWFRKDLRLHDHPALWEAIQQGIVIPIFIWSKEEELEYQASDASLWWLHHSLLSFRQRLPLIIREGNTLEILQNLIDETQADALFFNERYEPSIVRRDQQIVTQLKLQNIDVRTFNAHLLYSPKDMLNQKQEPYKVFTSFWKKSMQVTAHRPSPNAHSPCFRDLQGTSRKSRSRRTHSSYIFALE, translated from the coding sequence ATGAGAAAAATTATCGTGTGGTTTAGAAAAGACCTACGACTACATGATCATCCTGCATTATGGGAAGCAATACAACAAGGGATTGTCATCCCTATCTTTATTTGGTCGAAGGAAGAAGAACTAGAATATCAAGCGAGTGATGCCTCTTTATGGTGGCTCCATCACTCGCTACTTTCTTTTCGGCAACGACTTCCTCTTATAATTCGAGAAGGAAATACTTTAGAAATACTCCAAAACTTAATCGATGAGACCCAGGCAGATGCTCTTTTTTTTAATGAACGATATGAGCCCTCTATAGTGAGAAGGGATCAACAGATTGTAACTCAGTTGAAACTCCAAAATATTGATGTTCGTACCTTCAACGCACATCTACTTTATTCTCCAAAGGATATGCTCAATCAAAAACAAGAACCCTATAAAGTATTTACATCTTTTTGGAAAAAAAGTATGCAGGTAACTGCCCATCGCCCATCGCCCAACGCCCACTCCCCATGCTTTCGAGATTTACAGGGAACCTCTAGAAAGTCTAGAAGTAGAAGAACTCACTCTAGTTACATCTTTGCCCTGGAATAA
- a CDS encoding cryptochrome/photolyase family protein: MNSYWEPGELSAIKTWEQFQSGDISIYDQMRDFPFKIATSTLSPYLAWGDISVRSIFYSVMKNDSPATHTFTKQLIWREFAYHQLIHFPSFPTRPLRFNFERFPWQNDAESFERWTKGLTGYPLVDAGMRELWETGYMHNRVRMVTASFLVKHLLVDWRKGYEWFQHTLLDFDVANNAMGWQWIAGTGIDSSPYFRIFNPITQSEKFDSSGAYIREWVPELSNLPAPYIHRPWEAPDFMLEELDIRMGIKYPLPIVEHSRARLRALDAYNTIKGTK, translated from the coding sequence TTGAACTCATATTGGGAGCCAGGAGAACTAAGTGCTATAAAAACATGGGAGCAATTTCAAAGTGGAGATATATCTATTTACGATCAGATGAGAGATTTCCCTTTTAAAATAGCTACTTCTACTCTTTCTCCCTACCTAGCATGGGGAGATATTAGTGTTCGTTCTATTTTTTATTCAGTAATGAAGAATGATAGTCCGGCTACCCACACTTTTACTAAACAACTAATATGGCGTGAATTTGCTTATCACCAACTCATACATTTCCCTTCTTTCCCAACTAGACCTCTCCGTTTTAATTTTGAACGGTTTCCTTGGCAGAATGATGCAGAATCTTTCGAACGGTGGACAAAAGGACTTACAGGATATCCTCTTGTAGATGCTGGGATGCGTGAACTTTGGGAAACAGGTTATATGCATAATCGTGTTCGTATGGTAACTGCTTCTTTTCTGGTAAAACATTTGCTAGTTGATTGGAGAAAAGGGTATGAGTGGTTCCAACACACACTCTTGGATTTTGATGTAGCTAATAACGCGATGGGATGGCAGTGGATCGCAGGCACCGGAATTGATTCGTCCCCCTACTTCCGTATATTCAATCCAATTACTCAAAGTGAAAAGTTTGACTCAAGTGGAGCGTATATTCGAGAGTGGGTTCCAGAACTATCTAATCTTCCTGCTCCTTATATTCATCGACCATGGGAAGCACCAGATTTCATGCTAGAGGAATTGGATATAAGGATGGGAATAAAGTACCCACTGCCTATAGTTGAACATTCTCGGGCTAGACTTCGCGCATTAGATGCATACAATACGATCAAAGGAACCAAATAA